A region of Hyalangium minutum DNA encodes the following proteins:
- a CDS encoding protein kinase domain-containing protein produces MSSTQPEPGSQGAASPPLLHPYGQYVLVRKLAEGGMAEIFLAKLLGADGFERNVVIKRMLSNLSSIPDFVEMFRDEARLAARLSHPNIIQIHELGFIDGCYYICMEFLAGEDFSTTLRHAGKKRQYTPMPITLRVLVDAARGLHYAHDFTNEEGQPLHIVHRDISPSNLYVTYQGQVKVLDFGIAKAASRVVQTRTGVVKGKYIYMAPEQAQGKEVDRRADVFSLGVSLYESLTNVRPFARENDLAILNALLQGDFMPPAQLRKDIPPELEAVVLKAMAIKAEDRYATAADFADAIEHSVKGKVPLATHKELAEYLRMQFGEERFAAKTRIPTLASLTATAAQTVSQPPKPVVFASSGVFPSVAAPASQPPLRHSATGIVPPPAGAAQTAEGKPRRTGLLIGVVAGALLLLGGGGFAAWKGLSKSTPPEAVAMPAPPVTPPAGEPTPTPPAPAVVAAVAPAPTTPPEPATPEPETPSSENVKPPEETEDKPGTTQKDPVTKTGKPRPVTLGIQDVERVVARGRSRIVTCFEKYKQDLPSNSGVVRVQLAIASSGRVKATTQGPLASKPVGQCLETQAERLRFPAHRDREVNVVLPFDYTVTR; encoded by the coding sequence ATGAGCAGCACGCAGCCCGAGCCCGGGAGCCAAGGCGCCGCGAGTCCGCCGCTGCTACACCCCTATGGGCAGTACGTGCTGGTGCGCAAGCTCGCCGAGGGCGGCATGGCGGAGATCTTCCTCGCCAAGCTGCTGGGCGCCGACGGCTTCGAGCGCAACGTCGTCATCAAGCGCATGCTGTCCAACCTCTCCAGCATCCCGGACTTCGTGGAGATGTTCCGGGACGAGGCGCGGCTGGCGGCGCGGCTGTCTCACCCCAACATCATTCAGATCCACGAGCTGGGGTTCATCGACGGCTGCTACTACATCTGCATGGAGTTCCTGGCCGGCGAGGACTTCTCCACCACGCTGCGCCACGCGGGCAAGAAGCGGCAGTACACGCCCATGCCCATCACCCTGCGGGTGCTGGTGGATGCGGCGCGCGGCCTGCACTACGCCCATGACTTCACCAACGAGGAGGGCCAGCCCCTCCACATCGTCCACCGGGACATCTCACCGTCGAACCTGTACGTGACGTACCAGGGCCAGGTGAAGGTGCTGGACTTTGGCATCGCCAAGGCCGCCTCCCGCGTGGTGCAGACGCGCACCGGCGTGGTGAAGGGCAAGTACATCTATATGGCGCCCGAGCAGGCCCAGGGCAAAGAGGTGGACCGGCGCGCGGACGTGTTCTCGCTCGGGGTGAGCCTCTACGAGTCGCTCACCAACGTGCGGCCCTTCGCCCGGGAGAACGACCTGGCCATCTTGAATGCGCTGCTGCAGGGCGACTTCATGCCGCCCGCCCAGCTGCGCAAGGACATCCCTCCGGAGCTGGAGGCGGTGGTGCTCAAGGCCATGGCCATCAAAGCCGAGGACCGCTACGCCACGGCGGCGGACTTCGCGGACGCCATTGAGCACAGTGTGAAGGGCAAGGTTCCGCTGGCCACCCACAAGGAGCTGGCCGAGTACCTGCGCATGCAGTTCGGCGAGGAGCGCTTCGCGGCGAAGACGCGCATCCCCACGCTGGCCTCCCTGACGGCCACGGCCGCCCAGACGGTGTCGCAGCCGCCGAAGCCCGTGGTGTTTGCCTCCAGCGGCGTCTTTCCCTCGGTCGCGGCGCCCGCGTCCCAGCCTCCCCTGCGCCACAGTGCCACCGGTATTGTCCCTCCGCCGGCAGGAGCAGCGCAGACGGCTGAGGGCAAGCCCCGCCGCACGGGGCTGCTGATCGGTGTGGTGGCCGGGGCGTTGCTGCTCTTGGGCGGAGGCGGCTTCGCGGCCTGGAAGGGACTCTCGAAGTCCACACCTCCCGAGGCCGTGGCCATGCCCGCGCCTCCCGTGACGCCGCCCGCTGGAGAGCCGACGCCAACGCCCCCTGCGCCTGCGGTGGTTGCGGCGGTGGCTCCGGCCCCTACCACCCCGCCCGAGCCGGCGACGCCCGAGCCCGAGACTCCTTCTTCGGAGAACGTGAAACCTCCAGAGGAGACCGAGGACAAGCCCGGCACAACGCAGAAGGATCCGGTGACCAAGACGGGGAAGCCGCGTCCGGTCACCCTGGGGATTCAAGATGTGGAGCGCGTGGTGGCGCGCGGCCGGTCTCGTATCGTCACCTGCTTCGAGAAGTACAAGCAGGACCTGCCCTCGAACTCGGGTGTGGTGCGCGTGCAGCTGGCCATTGCCTCCTCGGGGCGTGTGAAGGCCACGACGCAGGGGCCGCTGGCCTCCAAGCCGGTGGGCCAGTGCCTGGAGACCCAGGCCGAGCGCCTGCGCTTCCCGGCTCACCGAGACCGGGAGGTCAACGTGGTGCTGCCGTTCGACTACACCGTCACGCGGTAG
- the recR gene encoding recombination mediator RecR, producing MTPDPLNRLVAQLAKLPGIGEKTAQRLAFHILRAPGDYAAELSQAIREVKEKVHLCARCYSLTDSELCGFCRDMRRDEKVLCVVETFADLMALERTREFRGRYHVLHGVLSPLEGIGPDQLRIKELLERLNDGKVEELILATNPDVEGEATALYLTRLLKPMGLRVSRIAQGLPMGGDLEYADQATLAKALSARREL from the coding sequence ATGACTCCCGATCCTCTCAACAGGCTCGTCGCCCAGCTGGCCAAGCTGCCGGGCATTGGCGAGAAGACCGCGCAGCGCCTCGCGTTCCACATCCTGCGGGCTCCTGGCGACTACGCCGCGGAGCTGTCCCAGGCCATCCGCGAGGTGAAGGAGAAGGTGCACCTGTGCGCCCGGTGCTACTCGCTCACGGACTCGGAGCTGTGCGGCTTCTGCCGCGACATGCGCCGTGACGAGAAGGTGCTCTGCGTGGTGGAGACCTTCGCGGACCTGATGGCACTGGAGCGCACGCGCGAGTTCCGCGGCCGCTACCACGTGCTGCACGGCGTGCTGTCTCCCCTGGAGGGGATTGGCCCCGACCAGCTTCGCATCAAGGAGCTGCTGGAGCGCCTCAATGACGGCAAGGTGGAGGAGCTCATCCTCGCCACCAACCCGGACGTGGAAGGGGAGGCCACCGCGCTCTACCTCACCCGGCTCCTCAAGCCGATGGGCCTGCGCGTGAGCCGAATCGCCCAGGGCCTGCCCATGGGCGGGGACCTCGAGTACGCCGACCAGGCGACGCTCGCGAAGGCGCTCAGCGCCCGCCGCGAGCTGTGA
- a CDS encoding YbaB/EbfC family nucleoid-associated protein has protein sequence MPGIDLNYFIRQANKLTEKIEQRKQELANDTVEGKAGDGRVTVIANGIQEIRSIKIDKATIDPNDTSMLEDLITAAVNAALANSRQHMQKELAKISGGIKIPGIT, from the coding sequence ATGCCCGGCATCGACCTGAACTACTTCATCCGACAGGCCAACAAGCTCACCGAGAAGATCGAGCAGCGCAAGCAGGAGCTGGCCAACGACACCGTCGAGGGCAAGGCCGGTGATGGCCGCGTGACGGTGATCGCCAACGGCATCCAAGAGATCCGCAGCATCAAGATCGACAAGGCCACCATCGATCCGAACGACACCAGCATGCTCGAGGATCTCATCACCGCCGCGGTGAACGCTGCCCTGGCGAACAGCCGTCAGCACATGCAGAAGGAGCTCGCGAAAATCTCCGGCGGCATCAAGATCCCAGGCATTACCTAA